From one Macellibacteroides fermentans genomic stretch:
- a CDS encoding alpha amylase C-terminal domain-containing protein encodes MEFLNLIKNDSWLAPFEKVIAGRHQYTIEKENVLTNNGSCSLASFATGYLYFGLHKVSDGWIFREWAPNATCIYLIGTCNGWQKDPAYKLNNIGSGVWEIFIPEHALHHGDLYKLWIEWNGGAGERIPAWCRRVVQDTESKIFSAQVWNPSVPYVFKNKKFVPSKTPLLIYECHIGMSTSKETVGSYTEFRENVLPRIYKAGYNAIQIMAIQEHPYYGSFGYHVSSFFAASSRFGTPEELKELIDTAHSYGIAVIMDIVHSHAVKNETEGLGRFDGTTHQYFHEGDRREHPAWDSLCFDYGKNEVLHFLLSNCKFWLDEYKFDGFRFDGVTSMLYYSHGLGEAFSSYADYYNGNQDRDAIAYLTLANRLIHEVNPHAITIAEEVSGMPGLAVLPEDGGYGFDYRMAMNIPDFWIKMIKEKKDEDWHPSAIWWETTNRRKDEKTISYAESHDQALVGDKTIIFRLIDAAMYWHMQVNDHNMVVERGIALHKMIRLVTASTINGGYLNFMGNEFGHPEWIDFPREGNGWSHKYARRQWDLVDNMDLKYHYLGDFDKEMLAAITSIKNFEKTPLEKLWDSDADQTLAYKRKDLIFVFNFSPTRSYSDYGILAPKGEYEVILNSDSLKFGGFGLTDDSIRHFTHFDPLYKKEKKEWLKLYIPARTAMVLRKVKPVKS; translated from the coding sequence ATGGAATTTCTTAATCTGATAAAAAACGATTCATGGCTTGCTCCTTTTGAAAAGGTAATTGCAGGCCGTCACCAGTATACGATTGAAAAAGAAAACGTGTTGACAAATAACGGGAGTTGCTCATTGGCTTCTTTTGCAACAGGTTATTTATATTTTGGACTTCATAAAGTTTCGGATGGCTGGATTTTCAGAGAATGGGCGCCTAATGCAACATGTATCTATCTTATAGGTACCTGCAACGGATGGCAAAAGGACCCGGCATATAAACTGAATAACATCGGTTCGGGTGTTTGGGAGATTTTTATTCCGGAGCATGCCCTTCATCATGGAGATTTATATAAACTCTGGATAGAATGGAACGGTGGAGCTGGCGAACGCATTCCTGCATGGTGCAGGAGAGTAGTTCAAGATACCGAATCAAAAATCTTTTCTGCACAGGTTTGGAACCCATCTGTACCTTATGTGTTTAAAAATAAGAAATTTGTTCCATCCAAGACTCCTCTGTTGATTTACGAGTGCCATATAGGAATGAGCACCAGTAAGGAAACGGTAGGTAGTTATACCGAATTCCGTGAAAATGTGTTGCCTCGTATTTACAAGGCCGGATACAATGCAATTCAAATTATGGCCATTCAGGAGCATCCATACTATGGGTCGTTCGGCTACCATGTTTCCAGTTTCTTTGCGGCATCGTCCCGGTTTGGAACTCCCGAGGAGCTGAAAGAGTTGATTGATACAGCTCACTCCTATGGAATTGCTGTTATCATGGATATTGTGCATTCACATGCTGTGAAAAATGAAACGGAAGGTCTGGGTCGCTTTGATGGAACCACCCATCAATATTTTCATGAGGGTGACCGCAGGGAACATCCTGCATGGGATTCACTCTGTTTTGATTATGGAAAGAATGAAGTGCTTCATTTTTTGTTGTCTAACTGCAAGTTTTGGCTGGACGAGTACAAATTTGACGGATTCCGTTTTGATGGAGTAACCTCGATGCTGTATTATAGTCACGGATTGGGAGAGGCCTTTTCATCTTATGCCGATTATTATAACGGGAATCAGGATAGAGATGCCATCGCATATCTCACTTTGGCAAACAGGCTGATACATGAAGTGAATCCTCATGCGATAACTATCGCCGAAGAGGTTAGCGGTATGCCGGGTTTGGCCGTGCTGCCTGAGGACGGAGGCTATGGATTTGACTATCGTATGGCTATGAATATCCCCGACTTCTGGATCAAGATGATAAAAGAGAAGAAAGACGAAGATTGGCATCCTTCAGCTATCTGGTGGGAAACGACCAACCGGCGCAAAGATGAAAAAACAATCAGCTATGCCGAGAGTCATGATCAGGCTTTGGTAGGAGATAAGACAATCATCTTCCGCCTGATCGATGCTGCCATGTATTGGCATATGCAGGTTAACGATCATAATATGGTTGTTGAGCGTGGGATTGCTTTGCATAAGATGATCCGTCTGGTTACAGCTTCTACCATCAATGGAGGCTATCTTAATTTTATGGGAAATGAATTCGGTCATCCGGAGTGGATCGATTTCCCGCGCGAAGGAAATGGCTGGTCTCACAAGTATGCACGCAGACAGTGGGATTTAGTGGACAATATGGATCTTAAGTATCATTATTTGGGTGACTTCGACAAGGAAATGCTTGCAGCGATAACAAGCATAAAGAATTTTGAGAAAACACCCCTTGAAAAGTTATGGGATAGTGATGCCGATCAGACACTGGCCTACAAGCGGAAAGATTTGATATTTGTGTTTAATTTCAGTCCTACCCGTTCCTATTCTGATTACGGGATCCTTGCGCCAAAAGGAGAGTACGAGGTTATATTGAATTCGGATTCCCTAAAATTTGGTGGTTTCGGACTGACGGACGACTCAATTAGGCATTTTACTCATTTTGATCCGTTGTACAAAAAAGAAAAGAAAGAGTGGTTGAAGTTATATATACCGGCACGAACCGCTATGGTGTTGCGTAAAGTTAAACCGGTAAAATCGTAA